DNA from Kitasatospora herbaricolor:
CGGACTCCAGGGAGCCCATCGCGACGCGGTGCTTCTCCTGCGCGTCCCGCTCCAGGGCGTCGGCCTTGGCGCGGGCGTCGCGCTCCAGGCCCTCGGCGCGGCTGCGGGCCTCGCCGACGATCTTGTTGGCCTCGGAACGGGCCTCGGAGATCGCCTGGTCGGCGGTCTGCTGGGCGAGCGCGAGCACGCGGGCAGCACTGTCGCCGCCGGGAGCCTGCTGCTGCTGCATGGGGCCGCCCATCGGGCCGCCCATCTGCTGCGGCTGGCCCATGGGGCCGCCCATCGGGCCGCCCATCGGCTGGAGCTGGCCCATCTGCTGCTGGCCGTGCTGCTGCTGGCCCATCTGCTGGCCGGGGACCTGCTGGCCCATCGGCTGCAGCATCTGACCGCCCATCGGCTGGACCAGCTGCTGCTGGCCGCCCATGGTCTGGCCCATCTGCTGCTGCTGGCCCATCTGCTGCTGCATCGGGCCGCCCTGGCCGGCGGGCAGCTGCGGGGCACCGGAGGGCAGGCCCAGCGGCTGGTTGCCCATCTGCTGCTGCTGGCCCATCTGCTGCTGCTGCGGGCCACCCATCTGCTGCTGGCCCATCGGGCCGCCCATGGACTGGCCGGGGCCCTGCTGCCCGGGCACCGGCGGGCCGGATATGGCCGCCGGGACGGGGGCGCCGGGCCGCGAGTCCTGCTGCGGCTCCTTGCGCATGTTGGCCTGGTTCTGCGCCGCGGCACGAGTCGCTGCGGCCAGCTTGGCGCGCAGGTCCTCGTTCTCGCGGAGCAGTTTGGTCAGTTCGGCTTCGACCTCGTCGAGGAAGGCATCGACCTCGTCCTCGTCATAGCCTTCGCGCAGGCGAACGGTCGTGAACTGCTTGTTCCGAACGTCCTCGGGGGTCAATGGCATCTCTTCACCTCAACGTGATCGTCGGCACACCGGCATCCTGTCGCATCGCTCACCTACGACAGGCGCTGCACGAGCGAGATCAGGACATACACAATGATCATCAGTACGAAGAAGGACAGGTCGAGCGCCACGCCCCCGAGACGCAACGGCGGGATGAACCGCCGAAGGAGCTTGAGCGGCGGATCCGTGACAGTGTACGTGGCCTCCAGGACCAGGACCATGGCCTTGCCGGGCT
Protein-coding regions in this window:
- a CDS encoding DivIVA domain-containing protein; the protein is MPLTPEDVRNKQFTTVRLREGYDEDEVDAFLDEVEAELTKLLRENEDLRAKLAAATRAAAQNQANMRKEPQQDSRPGAPVPAAISGPPVPGQQGPGQSMGGPMGQQQMGGPQQQQMGQQQQMGNQPLGLPSGAPQLPAGQGGPMQQQMGQQQQMGQTMGGQQQLVQPMGGQMLQPMGQQVPGQQMGQQQHGQQQMGQLQPMGGPMGGPMGQPQQMGGPMGGPMQQQQAPGGDSAARVLALAQQTADQAISEARSEANKIVGEARSRAEGLERDARAKADALERDAQEKHRVAMGSLESARATLERKVEDLRAFEREYRTRLKSYLETQLRQLESQADDSLAPPRIPATASLPPAASSMASAGASAMSSGQPSFGGGQQSFGGQSFGGQSSFGGGSGQPSFGGAGQASGGSGAPQMAPAGMTQPMAAVRPQPPQPMQQAPAPMRGFLIDEDGDN
- a CDS encoding YggT family protein — translated: MGIVGAVLGYALTVFLVFLLFRLVMDWVFQFARSWQPGKAMVLVLEATYTVTDPPLKLLRRFIPPLRLGGVALDLSFFVLMIIVYVLISLVQRLS